Within the Metasolibacillus fluoroglycofenilyticus genome, the region GCGTAATAGCTCGGGACGTGTTCAAACAGTAATAGGAAAAAAACAATTTAGCGGTCGTGATTTTAGAGAGCTTTTGCAATTGCGCTCAACGGACTTTACGCTAATAAAGGATGGCAGCGATATTGCCATTACAACAAAAGGCTATGGCCATGGCGTAGGAATGAGCCAGTATGGGGCAAATGAGTTAGCACAAAATAACGCTACAGCTGAGCAAATAATTGGTCATTATTATCCGCACACGACAATTGGCAATGTTTGTACAAAAAAATAAGCTGACGTGTTTAAAAATTGTATAGTTTGTTCACACTAGCTTCAGAGGTGATGAACATGCGAGAGGAAAAAAATTTAAAACCTTCTCCAAAAAATTTAAAACAAAAGCCATGGTTTTGGCCAGCTATTTATGCGGGTATTGCACTCGCCGTACTAGCACTTATGTTTAGCTATAATGCGCTTGTTACAGAAAAGGAAGAGCGCCTATTAACAGAAACGGTTGCTCGAGAAGAAATTCCACAACAGCAACAGCCGATAATTGAAACAAACACAGCGCAAGAAAATTTGAAATTCCCGTTTGATGAAGCATTATTAGATCAACTGACAGTGCTGCAGGATTTTTATGATTTATCGGCAGATGCAAAAACTCGTGAAAATGCCCTGCTTGTATTTAAGCAAACTTTTTCAACATCATCGGGGATGTCACTTGCCATTAATAGTGAGCCATTTGAAGTGCTTGCTGCCATGAGTGGTGTCGTAACAAAAATTAAGATGGATGCTTTCACAGGAAATAGCATTACAATTCAACATGCAAATGGCATGGAAACACGCTATAGTTCGATTACAGATATTGTTGTGAAAGAAGGCGACGAGGTTGTACAAGGGCAGCCATTAGCAACGACAATGGATAATGATTGGAATCCGACAGCAGGTATTCATTTACATTTTGAAGTGTTAGAAGATGGTGAAGCAATTAATCCACGAAAATTGCTTGCATTCTAAGTTCTAAATAGTGGCGGACGACTCATAAGGTGAAGAAACATACTACTAAGCTACGGCACATTCTTACATCCTAAGTAGAAAGGAAGGGAACGTGCACGAACATATTAGGCGTCGCTGTGTTCAGCTAGGTGAGTTGCTAATCGAAACCAAAGAAACAGTCCGCACTTTAGCTAAAATGACAGGTTATTCTAAAAGTACTGTGCACAAGGATTTAACTGAAAGGCTTGTATTAATAAATGAGCCTTTAGCACAGGAAGTAAAAAAAATTTTAGCCTATCATAAATCCGTCCGTCATTTGCGCGGTGGAGAAGCAACGAAGAAAAAATGGCAATCGAAGCAACACGAACAAAGCACCTAGATGATACTTACGTTCATCTAAGTGCTTTTTCTCTATTTCAGTGACAATTTTAGGGAATAGTTTGCCATAAAAGAGGATGTAATTACTTCCTCAATGTGATAAAATAGTCTAGATAACTAAATATATAAAGTGAAACTTCAATCAGTGGAGGTTTTCCTCAACTCCACTGATAGTTAGTTGAACCAATCGGGCTTTTACGGGCAGTTGAACTCTCACTTATCCTTAAGCTGATTTTCACTTAAGTCTTGAAGTAGGAGTCTTAATGCCCGTTAATGCGGGACAAATAAGGAATATCAGGTAAGCATATATTCAATCTAACAGCCGCCCATTCTCCCGCTAGTGAACTATTAAAGCATTATAATAAGGGGAATAGGTTAAAGAAGAAGTAGTTAAAGTAAGTTTGTTGCTTTTTGAGCCGATAAGATTGACTTAACAGCTCTTGAAAATAGAATGATGTACGTAAAGACTTGAATTGGCGGAAGGAGAAACTAAGGGAATGTTTTCGAAAGATATTGGAATTGATTTAGGGACGGCGAATGTTCTGATCCATGTGAAAGGGAAAGGCATTGTACTAAATGAGCCATCTGTAGTGGCG harbors:
- a CDS encoding M23 family metallopeptidase produces the protein MREEKNLKPSPKNLKQKPWFWPAIYAGIALAVLALMFSYNALVTEKEERLLTETVAREEIPQQQQPIIETNTAQENLKFPFDEALLDQLTVLQDFYDLSADAKTRENALLVFKQTFSTSSGMSLAINSEPFEVLAAMSGVVTKIKMDAFTGNSITIQHANGMETRYSSITDIVVKEGDEVVQGQPLATTMDNDWNPTAGIHLHFEVLEDGEAINPRKLLAF
- a CDS encoding sporulation transcriptional regulator SpoIIID is translated as MHEHIRRRCVQLGELLIETKETVRTLAKMTGYSKSTVHKDLTERLVLINEPLAQEVKKILAYHKSVRHLRGGEATKKKWQSKQHEQST